From a single Nicotiana tabacum cultivar K326 chromosome 8, ASM71507v2, whole genome shotgun sequence genomic region:
- the LOC107780421 gene encoding RHOMBOID-like protein 13 produces the protein MGKPLFYEILEKPATSCVIGICSAIWFYIQKSNIGYSHVGMSYETAMEGHHWRIITSAFSHISVLHLVFNMSALWSLGVVEQLGHIGLGVEYYLHYTLVLVLLSGMLVVAMYHILIQKFKLEYFRRVTAVGYSCVVFGWMTILSVKQPSSKLNLFGFLSLPISFAPFESLIFTSIIVPQASFLGHLSGIIVGYAVGWGLIHGMNNYWAVTLLGWTVVVFVFSLKKSATFDLNFLEIEPVTDPSLPSVRFLAAGNGRTLQMSTLADTGANLV, from the coding sequence ATGGGGAAACCACTATTTTATGAGATATTGGAAAAGCCAGCAACGAGTTGTGTAATTGGAATATGCAGTGCAATTTGGTTCTATATTCAGAAATCAAATATTGGTTATTCACATGTTGGTATGAGTTATGAAACTGCTATGGAAGGTCATCATTGGAGGATAATAACATCAGCGTTTTCGCATATTAGTGTGCTTCATCTTGTTTTTAATATGAGTGCACTTTGGAGTCTTGGAGTTGTTGAACAATTGGGACATATAGGTCTTGGAGTAGAGTATTATCTTCATTATACATTGGTTTTGGTTCTTCTTTCGGGCATGCTTGTCGTGGCAATGTACCATATTTTGATTCAGAAATTTAAGCTTGAGTATTTTCGGAGAGTTACTGCTGTTGGATATTCTTGTGTGGTGTTTGGGTGGATGACGATTCTTTCAGTCAAGCAACCATCGTCAAAACTGAATCTTTTTGGTTTTCTTTCACTTCCCATCAGTTTTGCGCCATTTGAGTCACTCATATTTACTTCTATTATTGTTCCTCAAGCGAGTTTTCTTGGGCATTTATCAGGAATTATTGTTGGTTATGCTGTTGGTTGGGGTCTGATACATGGGATGAACAATTACTGGGCGGTTACACTGCTGGGATGGACTGTGGTTGTGTTTGTTTTCAGTTTGAAAAAGTCTGCTACATTTGATTTGAACTTTCTTGAGATTGAACCTGTCACCGATCCCTCTTTGCCTTCTGTAAGGTTTCTTGCAGCTGGAAATGGTAGAACTTTACAGATGAGTACATTAGCAGATACTGGCGCCAATCTTGTATAG